From Kiritimatiellia bacterium, a single genomic window includes:
- a CDS encoding efflux RND transporter periplasmic adaptor subunit, whose amino-acid sequence MKQVVIILVAAGIWVGCGRNKIQPGYVHREEGRPLPAGVPVVTVGVEQVRSRIDVVGTVSAAERVKVAARIQAQVSEVRASAGQRVERGQVLLVLDDREIREQLTAAEAQLRQAEADYDRTRRLFEARTASEQELTAAESAYRSARAQVDRIRVMLSYTEIRSPLTGVVIERHVEVGDLASPGQELMALYDPTRMRLEAAAPVRLIRFLSLGASVPVSVEHPPLSLSGVVAEIVGEIDPRSRTQIVRVDLQRPEADLLPGAFGRLWVETEPRLAIFAPASSVRRVGQLETVGLVRGDRVVDRLVRTGPSVGGRVEILAGLADGDVILAEAR is encoded by the coding sequence ATGAAACAAGTCGTGATCATCCTGGTCGCAGCGGGCATCTGGGTGGGCTGCGGCCGTAACAAGATTCAGCCGGGCTACGTCCATCGCGAGGAAGGTCGCCCGCTGCCGGCGGGCGTACCAGTCGTGACCGTGGGCGTGGAGCAGGTGCGCTCCCGGATTGACGTCGTGGGGACGGTTAGCGCGGCGGAGCGCGTCAAGGTTGCGGCGAGAATTCAGGCGCAGGTCTCGGAAGTTCGCGCATCCGCGGGGCAGCGGGTCGAACGGGGGCAGGTGCTGCTCGTGCTGGATGATCGGGAGATCAGGGAGCAACTGACGGCGGCGGAGGCGCAGCTCAGGCAGGCGGAGGCAGACTATGACCGGACCCGACGCCTGTTCGAGGCTCGGACCGCAAGTGAGCAAGAACTGACCGCGGCCGAAAGCGCGTATCGCTCTGCGAGGGCCCAGGTGGACCGCATCCGCGTTATGCTCTCCTACACGGAAATTCGCTCGCCCTTGACAGGCGTTGTCATCGAGCGGCACGTGGAAGTGGGCGACCTTGCCTCGCCCGGGCAGGAATTAATGGCGTTGTATGACCCGACTCGGATGCGACTGGAAGCGGCCGCTCCAGTCAGATTGATTCGGTTTCTTTCGCTCGGTGCGTCCGTTCCCGTCAGTGTTGAGCATCCGCCCCTCTCCTTGTCCGGCGTCGTGGCAGAGATTGTCGGGGAAATCGATCCTCGGAGCCGCACGCAGATCGTGCGTGTTGACCTGCAACGGCCGGAAGCGGATCTGCTACCCGGTGCGTTTGGCCGACTTTGGGTGGAGACGGAGCCGCGGCTGGCTATTTTCGCGCCCGCTTCGTCGGTACGTCGCGTTGGCCAGCTCGAGACGGTTGGGCTGGTGCGCGGGGACCGTGTCGTCGACCGCCTCGTCCGGACAGGACCGTCCGTCGGAGGGCGGGTGGAGATTCTCGCGGGGCTGGCGGATGGGGATGTGATTTTGGCGGAGGCCCGGTGA
- a CDS encoding COX15/CtaA family protein has product MPPLAIRIIRRTYRLMNDPCRPVIRWLDVVCAMILLMVLVGGITRLTESGLSMVTWEPILGVIPPRSEAEWQMRFDQYRAYPEYQLIKKGMTLAEFKVIFFWEYLHRLLGRLIGLVYALPLIWFIARGAVRGRLAALLLLGLALGGLQGFVGWWMVKSGLDQNPYVSPLRLAIHLGLALFLLSFLWWIRLDLAKPRPRFTRTERRPLQGLARGFAALLILQIFYGALTAGLNAGYMYNTFPLMMGRVFPPGMWSMNSGFLNLFENAVTVQWIHRALGWLVLAFAIGLWLAGRRHLAPNTLARRAATAVLLLTVLQFLLGVGTLLLKVPIWLGVSHQVNAALLLLAAVTLIYATPASRHTTA; this is encoded by the coding sequence GTGCCGCCGCTTGCAATCCGCATCATTCGGCGTACATATCGACTCATGAACGACCCCTGTCGCCCCGTGATTCGCTGGTTGGATGTCGTGTGCGCGATGATTCTGTTGATGGTACTGGTGGGCGGCATCACGCGCTTGACGGAATCCGGCCTCTCGATGGTGACCTGGGAGCCTATTCTTGGCGTGATCCCTCCGCGCTCTGAGGCGGAATGGCAAATGCGCTTCGATCAATATCGCGCTTACCCAGAGTACCAACTGATCAAAAAAGGGATGACGCTGGCCGAATTCAAGGTGATCTTTTTTTGGGAATATTTGCACCGCCTGCTGGGCCGACTGATCGGATTGGTTTACGCACTGCCTCTGATCTGGTTCATCGCCCGCGGCGCTGTCCGAGGGCGGCTGGCGGCGCTGCTGCTTCTGGGACTCGCGCTCGGTGGCCTTCAGGGCTTCGTCGGGTGGTGGATGGTGAAAAGCGGGCTGGATCAGAACCCTTATGTGAGTCCGCTTCGCCTCGCGATCCATTTGGGACTCGCGCTGTTCCTTCTCTCGTTTCTGTGGTGGATCCGTTTGGATCTCGCGAAACCTCGCCCTCGCTTCACAAGGACGGAACGGCGGCCCCTTCAGGGGTTGGCGCGCGGCTTCGCCGCCCTGCTCATCCTCCAGATCTTCTACGGCGCGCTGACCGCGGGACTGAACGCAGGCTACATGTACAACACGTTTCCGCTGATGATGGGCCGCGTCTTCCCGCCCGGGATGTGGTCCATGAATTCGGGCTTTTTGAATCTGTTCGAAAATGCCGTGACTGTCCAATGGATCCACCGCGCTCTTGGATGGCTGGTGTTGGCATTCGCCATCGGCCTGTGGCTTGCGGGTCGTCGACATCTGGCGCCCAACACGCTCGCGCGCCGCGCGGCCACCGCTGTTTTGCTGCTGACCGTGCTGCAGTTTCTGCTAGGCGTCGGGACACTCCTATTGAAAGTTCCCATTTGGCTCGGCGTCTCCCACCAGGTGAATGCCGCCCTGCTGCTCCTGGCGGCCGTCACGCTGATCTACGCGACGCCTGCCAGCCGCCACACAACGGCGTAA
- the alaS gene encoding alanine--tRNA ligase, whose product MTSAQIRQSFLDFFRSKGHTIVPSSSLMPDSPNLLFTNAGMNQFVPIFLGQQPCPYQPPRAADTQKCIRAGGKHNDLEDVGLDTYHHTFFEMLGNWSFGDYFKKEAIEWAWELLTEVWKFPPARLYATVYSPDKSKGDPAEFDQEAHEHWSRIFESAGLDPAVHIVTGGRKDNFWMMGETGPCGPCSEIHVDLTPGGDTRGSLVNKGSAECIEIWNLVFIQFNAEPDGSFSPLPARHVDTGMGFERVTAILQCTRQFTDFSRVVSNYETDVFRPLFDALERLSGKRYGSTLPSPGTAGATAQEKIDIAFRVIADHIRTLAFAIADGIMPGNTDRHYVLRRILRRAVRYGRSLGFHEPFFFKLAEVLADTMGDVFPEVRTQKARIQEVLRVEEEAFNRTLDRGIELFREQAGSLGRGGVLDGAFAFKLYDTYGFPLDLTELMAREQGLTVDRAGFDAEMEKQRARARAAQKKTVIEVSAVAAEAVTEFVGYERLEADARVLDVVDVKGRTAVIADRSPCYAEMGGQVGDTGRIREGGRLWRIVDTQKAGRAVLHLLDSPDAPEPGSPVTLDVDRERRAAIQRHHTATHLFHWALHEVVSRDASQKGSYVGPDKLTFDFNSAPLTPGQLSDLERLVNERIVENAPVFWREVPYADVRGRRDILQFFGEKYGETVRVVQIGGAPGSLDGFSMELCGGTHTRATGELGLFRIVSESAIAAGIRRVEAVAGLAAWQSINDDLCRLKRSAALLNVGPAELERRIESLLAHQKELEKQLKTLQARQAASRAEALLTHAQTIGGTPVIVADVGEADAETLGTMAEHLKGRWDGILVLAGSAEGTVSMVAAVPAAFGKRAPAGQLIQAIAPLVGGRGGGRPDFARGGGKNPEGLGAALAAARDWLSARLAG is encoded by the coding sequence ATGACATCAGCTCAAATCCGCCAGTCGTTTCTGGATTTCTTCCGGTCAAAAGGACACACGATCGTGCCGTCCTCGAGTCTGATGCCGGACTCCCCCAACCTGCTGTTTACCAACGCTGGCATGAATCAGTTCGTGCCCATATTCCTGGGTCAACAACCCTGCCCTTATCAGCCGCCCCGCGCTGCCGATACGCAAAAGTGCATCCGCGCCGGCGGCAAACACAACGACCTCGAGGACGTCGGCCTCGACACCTACCACCATACGTTCTTTGAAATGCTCGGAAACTGGAGCTTTGGCGACTATTTCAAAAAGGAAGCAATCGAGTGGGCGTGGGAACTTCTGACCGAGGTCTGGAAATTTCCGCCAGCCCGGCTCTATGCCACTGTGTACAGCCCAGACAAGTCCAAAGGCGATCCGGCGGAATTCGACCAGGAGGCGCATGAGCATTGGTCCCGTATTTTTGAAAGCGCAGGACTCGACCCCGCCGTCCACATCGTAACTGGCGGCCGCAAGGACAATTTTTGGATGATGGGCGAAACCGGTCCGTGCGGACCCTGTTCGGAAATCCATGTCGATCTGACCCCCGGCGGGGACACCCGCGGATCGCTCGTGAACAAAGGCTCCGCGGAATGCATCGAGATCTGGAACCTGGTGTTCATCCAGTTCAACGCCGAACCCGACGGCTCGTTTTCGCCCCTGCCGGCTCGACATGTCGACACAGGCATGGGTTTCGAGCGCGTCACGGCCATCCTTCAGTGCACTCGCCAGTTCACGGACTTTTCACGGGTAGTTTCCAACTATGAAACGGACGTCTTCCGTCCCCTTTTCGACGCGCTCGAGCGGCTCAGCGGAAAACGATACGGGTCAACTCTCCCGTCGCCGGGCACTGCCGGCGCGACCGCCCAGGAGAAGATCGACATCGCGTTCCGCGTCATCGCCGATCACATCCGCACGCTCGCGTTCGCGATCGCGGATGGAATTATGCCGGGCAACACGGACCGCCACTACGTGCTCCGCCGTATCCTGCGCCGGGCCGTCCGGTATGGCCGGTCGCTCGGATTCCACGAACCTTTCTTCTTCAAGCTCGCCGAGGTCCTTGCGGATACGATGGGCGACGTGTTTCCGGAGGTCCGCACTCAGAAGGCCCGCATCCAGGAAGTCCTGCGCGTCGAGGAGGAGGCCTTCAATCGCACGCTGGACCGAGGAATCGAGCTCTTCCGCGAACAGGCTGGCTCTCTCGGCCGGGGAGGCGTGCTCGATGGGGCTTTCGCGTTCAAACTCTATGATACGTATGGCTTCCCGCTGGACCTGACCGAGCTGATGGCCCGCGAACAGGGTCTCACCGTCGACCGCGCGGGATTCGACGCAGAAATGGAAAAACAGCGGGCCCGCGCAAGAGCCGCCCAGAAAAAAACCGTCATCGAAGTTTCCGCCGTCGCTGCGGAAGCCGTCACCGAATTTGTCGGCTACGAGCGGCTCGAGGCCGACGCGCGCGTCCTCGATGTGGTCGACGTGAAAGGCCGGACCGCCGTCATTGCGGACCGCTCGCCCTGTTACGCCGAGATGGGCGGCCAGGTTGGCGACACGGGTCGGATCCGTGAGGGCGGCCGGCTCTGGAGGATCGTCGACACGCAAAAGGCCGGTCGCGCCGTGCTCCACCTTCTCGACAGTCCCGATGCACCGGAGCCCGGCTCGCCGGTCACACTTGACGTGGACCGCGAGCGCCGCGCCGCGATCCAGCGGCATCACACCGCCACACACCTTTTCCATTGGGCCCTCCACGAAGTCGTCAGTCGCGATGCCTCCCAGAAGGGTTCCTATGTGGGGCCTGACAAATTGACCTTCGATTTCAACAGTGCGCCACTAACCCCTGGCCAACTGTCAGATCTTGAGCGTCTGGTCAACGAACGAATCGTCGAGAACGCACCAGTCTTTTGGCGGGAGGTACCGTATGCCGATGTCCGGGGGCGGCGCGATATCCTTCAATTCTTTGGAGAAAAATATGGCGAAACGGTCCGGGTCGTGCAGATTGGCGGGGCGCCGGGCAGCTTGGATGGCTTTTCCATGGAGCTGTGCGGAGGAACCCACACACGCGCCACCGGCGAACTCGGGTTGTTCCGAATCGTCTCGGAAAGCGCCATCGCCGCGGGAATCCGACGCGTGGAGGCCGTGGCCGGCCTGGCAGCTTGGCAATCCATCAACGACGATCTTTGCCGACTCAAGCGAAGTGCTGCCCTTTTGAATGTGGGACCCGCCGAACTCGAGCGGCGAATCGAATCGTTGCTTGCCCATCAGAAGGAACTGGAAAAACAGCTAAAAACACTTCAGGCCCGCCAAGCCGCCAGCCGGGCGGAGGCGCTGCTGACTCACGCGCAAACTATCGGCGGCACGCCCGTAATCGTTGCCGACGTCGGCGAAGCCGACGCAGAAACTCTCGGAACCATGGCTGAACACCTCAAAGGGCGATGGGATGGCATTCTCGTCCTCGCCGGCTCGGCGGAGGGAACGGTGTCGATGGTTGCAGCCGTTCCCGCGGCGTTCGGCAAGCGTGCACCTGCCGGGCAGTTGATCCAGGCCATCGCACCGTTGGTCGGCGGCCGAGGCGGCGGCAGGCCGGACTTCGCGCGCGGGGGCGGCAAAAATCCCGAGGGGCTCGGCGCGGCACTTGCCGCCGCTCGGGATTGGCTCTCTGCGCGGCTGGCCGGGTAA
- a CDS encoding Hsp20/alpha crystallin family protein, with amino-acid sequence MKRSLIPWRRESSETAVARREENPFAELHRQVNKLFEDFFGDFERSWGLAWPSSFTRLDTFAPRVDVSETEKELTVVADLPGLDEKDIQVSLDDDLLTIRGVRKDEREEKKRNYHLVERSYGEFHRSIPLPSGLDKDHAKATFKKGVLTVTLPKLPEAQSKRKTIAVESE; translated from the coding sequence ATGAAACGGAGCCTCATTCCTTGGCGTCGGGAGTCGTCGGAGACTGCGGTGGCTCGACGTGAGGAGAATCCTTTCGCCGAACTTCACCGCCAGGTCAACAAGCTGTTCGAAGACTTCTTCGGAGACTTCGAACGGTCCTGGGGTCTGGCGTGGCCGTCGTCCTTTACCCGTCTGGATACATTTGCGCCTCGCGTGGATGTATCCGAGACGGAAAAGGAGCTAACGGTCGTCGCGGACCTGCCCGGCCTGGATGAAAAGGACATCCAGGTTTCGCTGGACGACGATCTCCTGACGATTCGAGGTGTGCGCAAGGACGAGCGCGAGGAGAAGAAGCGGAATTACCATCTCGTCGAGCGCAGCTACGGCGAGTTCCATCGGAGCATTCCGCTTCCCTCGGGCCTCGACAAGGATCACGCCAAGGCGACCTTCAAGAAGGGCGTCCTGACGGTGACCTTGCCGAAGCTTCCCGAAGCGCAGTCGAAGCGCAAGACCATCGCGGTGGAGTCCGAATAA
- a CDS encoding Hsp20/alpha crystallin family protein, which yields MTKQATEVQVQRAEQMRDLPVYSPATDIYETDKEIVVVMDLPGVRQDQIDITLENRVLTVSARNVAEEPAGREVVYREFGSAEYRRSFTLTEDVDRNGISARIKNGVLRLVLPKAVDAQPRRIEVRAE from the coding sequence ATGACGAAGCAGGCTACCGAAGTCCAGGTCCAGCGTGCGGAACAGATGCGCGATCTGCCCGTCTACTCGCCGGCCACGGACATCTACGAGACGGACAAGGAAATCGTCGTCGTGATGGACCTGCCGGGCGTAAGGCAGGACCAGATCGACATCACGCTGGAAAACCGCGTGTTGACTGTGAGCGCACGGAACGTCGCGGAAGAGCCGGCCGGCCGTGAAGTGGTCTATCGCGAATTCGGTTCGGCTGAATACCGCCGTTCCTTCACGCTGACGGAAGACGTGGATCGAAATGGGATTTCCGCCCGGATCAAGAACGGTGTACTGCGCCTCGTCCTGCCTAAGGCGGTCGACGCGCAACCGCGCCGCATCGAGGTTCGGGCCGAGTAA
- a CDS encoding Hsp20/alpha crystallin family protein has translation MVYPMTRFDWTLDPFRELQRLQRDMNRLLAGFISPTEEFPALNLWTSPEEAILAAEIPGVDPKDVTVSVTGDVVTIEGERKDDSSVPAESYHRREREMGKFMRSIRLPYEVEADKVQARYENGILRVVLPRKETTKPRRIAIEAA, from the coding sequence ATGGTTTATCCGATGACCCGGTTCGATTGGACGTTGGATCCGTTCCGGGAGCTGCAACGGTTGCAGCGGGATATGAATCGGCTCCTGGCGGGTTTCATTTCGCCGACCGAGGAATTTCCCGCGCTCAACCTGTGGACCTCTCCGGAGGAAGCCATATTGGCTGCCGAAATTCCAGGGGTGGATCCGAAGGATGTAACCGTTTCAGTGACCGGGGACGTGGTCACGATTGAAGGCGAGCGCAAGGACGACTCGTCGGTGCCCGCGGAGAGTTACCATCGCCGCGAGCGCGAGATGGGGAAGTTCATGCGTTCGATCCGCCTGCCGTATGAGGTTGAGGCGGACAAGGTGCAGGCCCGATATGAGAACGGGATCCTGCGAGTGGTGTTGCCGAGGAAGGAGACTACAAAACCGCGCCGGATTGCGATTGAGGCGGCGTAA